One part of the Phycisphaeraceae bacterium genome encodes these proteins:
- a CDS encoding PQQ-dependent sugar dehydrogenase produces MRFRSFWNIAGIVAAGMLPCATASGQTLTKELVGTFSRPVVATHAPGDMDRLFVVEQHTGRIEILDLNSGTVLPTPFLTISGLSTGNEQGLLGLAFHPDYAANGYFYVNYTASGQTFIRRYSVSAGDPNVADPSSANPVLQFSQPFSNHNGGWIGFEPGFNSNLYIAAGDGGSANDPLGNGQSLGTLLGKILRIDVDGDDFPTDPNANYAIPASNPFGVGGPRQEIWAYGLRNPWRCSFDRMTGDFWIGDVGQGQREEVDFQPASSTGGENYGWRCMEGTRCTGLTGCTCNAPELVLPVHEYDHNFSGFSCSITGGYVYRGCDIEAIRGLYFFADYCSDQILSLEMNNGVPGAVVNWTAELGLGGAITSPVSFGEDARGEMYICSLDGGVYRLRPTGAVSSCACYADCDKSGSLNVFDYICFGNAYAQNLSYADCDGSGGLNIFDYICYGNAYAAGCP; encoded by the coding sequence ATGCGTTTTCGATCATTCTGGAACATTGCAGGAATCGTGGCAGCTGGTATGCTGCCATGTGCCACTGCGAGTGGGCAGACACTGACCAAAGAACTTGTTGGAACATTTTCTCGTCCAGTTGTTGCAACGCACGCACCAGGCGATATGGATCGTTTGTTTGTGGTTGAACAGCACACAGGCCGAATCGAGATTCTCGATCTGAACTCTGGCACGGTACTCCCAACACCATTTCTGACGATCTCCGGTTTGAGCACCGGCAACGAGCAGGGTTTGCTTGGCCTTGCGTTCCATCCGGATTATGCGGCAAATGGGTATTTCTATGTGAACTACACGGCCAGCGGTCAGACGTTTATTCGTCGATACTCGGTCAGTGCCGGCGATCCAAATGTTGCCGATCCTTCAAGTGCCAATCCGGTGCTTCAGTTTTCGCAGCCATTCTCCAATCACAACGGCGGCTGGATCGGGTTCGAGCCTGGGTTCAACAGCAACCTGTACATTGCAGCTGGCGATGGCGGGTCCGCGAACGATCCACTGGGAAACGGGCAGAGCCTTGGAACGCTGCTCGGCAAGATCCTGCGTATCGATGTCGATGGCGATGATTTTCCAACAGATCCGAATGCTAACTATGCGATTCCTGCGTCCAACCCCTTTGGTGTTGGTGGACCGCGCCAAGAGATCTGGGCGTATGGATTGCGCAATCCGTGGCGATGCTCGTTTGATCGCATGACAGGTGATTTCTGGATTGGCGATGTCGGACAGGGACAGCGTGAAGAGGTTGATTTCCAGCCTGCGAGCAGCACGGGAGGTGAGAACTACGGCTGGCGTTGCATGGAAGGCACGCGCTGCACGGGATTGACAGGGTGTACATGTAACGCACCGGAACTCGTGCTCCCCGTGCATGAGTATGACCACAACTTTTCCGGTTTCTCGTGCTCCATCACCGGCGGGTACGTGTATCGCGGATGCGATATTGAAGCAATCCGTGGGCTGTATTTCTTTGCTGATTACTGTTCGGACCAGATTCTGAGTCTTGAAATGAACAATGGTGTTCCCGGCGCCGTTGTGAACTGGACTGCAGAACTCGGGCTTGGTGGGGCAATCACATCACCGGTTTCATTTGGTGAGGACGCGCGAGGGGAGATGTACATCTGCTCACTGGATGGTGGCGTGTATCGCCTGCGTCCGACAGGTGCGGTCTCCTCATGTGCTTGCTACGCGGACTGTGACAAGAGCGGCTCGCTGAACGTGTTTGACTATATCTGCTTCGGCAACGCATACGCACAGAATCTGTCGTACGCCGATTGTGATGGCAGTGGCGGACTGAACATCTTTGACTATATCTGCTATGGCAATGCGTACGCAGCCGGATGCCCGTAA
- a CDS encoding glycosyltransferase family 2 protein yields MALNLSVSLACKNNEATIGRTLDSVRGFAQEIVAADSGSTDGTLALLEDAGAKVVHTPWLGYVKTKQLALDACTSAWVLALDSDESLNQELRDSIKRVIESNEPGVNAGTLNRVVYFRDKPLRHVWQPEWRRRLILRGTHQFGGLDPHDKLDGLPGISVKGVKLSGELRHDSITTFADFFAKQASHARRMALSMQAEGRRGSYIRLVGSPVGSMFKQLVLKRGFLDGYPGWLAAASTSIGTMMKHAILIELDRTRAPDDAGGDL; encoded by the coding sequence ATGGCGCTCAATCTCTCGGTATCTCTTGCATGCAAGAACAACGAGGCGACAATCGGTCGTACGCTTGATTCTGTGCGCGGATTTGCACAAGAGATTGTTGCTGCCGACTCAGGTTCGACCGATGGAACACTGGCACTGCTTGAGGATGCTGGCGCCAAAGTTGTTCACACCCCATGGCTTGGATACGTGAAAACCAAGCAACTCGCGCTTGATGCGTGTACAAGTGCGTGGGTGCTTGCGCTGGATTCCGATGAATCACTCAATCAGGAACTTCGCGATTCGATCAAGCGGGTTATTGAGTCAAATGAACCAGGAGTCAACGCCGGAACGCTCAACCGTGTGGTCTATTTCAGGGATAAGCCATTGCGTCATGTCTGGCAGCCTGAGTGGCGGAGGCGTCTGATTCTTCGTGGTACCCATCAGTTTGGCGGGCTGGATCCGCACGACAAACTCGATGGTCTCCCCGGCATATCTGTGAAGGGAGTCAAGCTCAGTGGCGAGCTTCGGCATGACTCGATCACCACCTTTGCTGACTTCTTTGCCAAACAGGCCAGCCATGCACGACGGATGGCCTTGTCAATGCAGGCGGAGGGCAGGCGTGGGTCCTACATCAGACTGGTGGGTTCACCTGTCGGTTCTATGTTCAAGCAGTTGGTGCTGAAGAGAGGATTTCTCGACGGCTACCCCGGTTGGCTCGCTGCTGCGAGCACCTCGATCGGCACCATGATGAAGCATGCAATTCTGATTGAGCTAGATAGGACGCGAGCTCCCGATGATGCTGGCGGGGATCTATAA
- the flgK gene encoding flagellar hook-associated protein FlgK: protein MSLTGSLRIGNSALLASQVAIQTAGNNMANAATPGYSRQITDLSAIAGQRSGNTANPGRGVQVADVRRYVDDAVTRRLQRAISQEAYNSQGVDMLDRIETVLNELTEFDLSSELSTFFNNWSERANLVQSSASVVQGGEKIAQFVRQLNQDLGSMRGQVDEQLAQAVSQADDLMSQVAQLNREISHAEAGSSRANTLRDRRDETLAELSQYFELSTYEQTDGTVDVLVDSIPVVMGGTSRGIGLEQETVNDQVELRVRLKHDGTEMTQPGALIGALLEGREDTLNTVIGQLDQVTQQLIFETNKLHATGTNLDGLTHATSTLVVSGTDRELSLADASNASIADLPFDVKNGGFYIHVTNQSTGITNQIRIDIDLDNITDAGGQGSDDDTSVDDIIAAINTIDGVSAGYNAAGQFEVSADTGFSFAFADDSSNVLAVLGVNSFFKGTNASSIGVRNDLLEEPSKLVTGKLENGEFVENGTALGIAQLGSQTLETLGGESIRSHWLNAVSGVAVSADSARVRAEASSIVRESVQNQRDAISGVNLDEEAIDLLTYQRQYQAGARFISVVDQLTQELISLI from the coding sequence ATGAGTCTGACAGGTTCACTGCGAATCGGAAACTCTGCCCTGCTTGCCAGCCAGGTTGCAATTCAGACAGCCGGCAACAACATGGCAAATGCAGCCACGCCGGGCTACAGCCGACAGATTACAGACCTGTCCGCGATTGCTGGGCAACGCTCAGGCAACACCGCAAATCCTGGGCGTGGTGTGCAGGTCGCCGACGTGCGCAGATACGTTGACGATGCGGTCACGCGCCGACTGCAACGTGCGATCTCGCAGGAGGCGTACAACAGCCAGGGCGTCGACATGCTCGATCGCATTGAGACAGTGCTCAACGAGCTGACTGAGTTTGATCTGTCTAGTGAGCTGTCAACCTTCTTCAACAACTGGTCGGAACGCGCCAACCTCGTCCAGTCGAGCGCATCGGTCGTGCAGGGCGGCGAGAAGATCGCCCAGTTCGTCCGCCAGTTGAATCAGGATCTCGGATCCATGCGCGGGCAGGTTGACGAGCAACTCGCACAAGCGGTCAGTCAAGCCGACGATCTCATGTCGCAGGTCGCCCAGCTTAACCGCGAGATCTCACACGCTGAAGCGGGTTCGTCACGCGCAAACACACTGCGCGATCGTCGCGACGAGACACTGGCAGAGCTGTCGCAGTACTTTGAGCTCAGCACGTACGAACAGACCGACGGCACGGTTGACGTGCTGGTCGATTCCATTCCTGTTGTCATGGGCGGAACGTCGCGTGGCATCGGTCTGGAGCAGGAAACGGTCAATGATCAGGTCGAGTTGCGTGTTCGCCTCAAACACGATGGCACCGAAATGACTCAACCAGGAGCGTTGATCGGTGCCCTGCTCGAAGGACGCGAGGACACACTCAACACAGTCATCGGACAGCTTGATCAGGTAACGCAGCAGTTGATCTTTGAGACAAACAAACTCCATGCGACAGGCACAAACCTTGATGGTCTGACGCACGCAACATCCACGTTGGTAGTTTCAGGTACAGACAGAGAACTATCACTCGCGGATGCGTCCAACGCGAGCATCGCAGACCTCCCATTCGATGTGAAGAACGGCGGGTTTTACATCCATGTGACCAACCAGTCGACTGGAATCACAAATCAAATCCGTATCGATATCGATCTCGACAATATCACCGATGCTGGTGGTCAAGGCTCAGACGATGACACATCGGTCGATGACATCATTGCTGCCATCAACACGATCGATGGCGTGAGTGCAGGCTATAACGCTGCCGGTCAGTTCGAGGTGAGTGCCGACACCGGGTTCTCTTTCGCCTTCGCAGATGATTCGTCAAATGTGCTCGCAGTTCTTGGTGTGAACAGCTTCTTCAAGGGAACAAACGCATCTTCGATCGGTGTTCGCAACGATCTGCTTGAAGAACCGAGCAAACTCGTGACCGGCAAGCTGGAGAACGGCGAGTTTGTCGAGAACGGCACAGCATTGGGCATCGCACAACTCGGATCGCAGACTCTCGAAACACTCGGCGGAGAGTCCATCCGATCGCACTGGCTAAACGCTGTTAGCGGTGTTGCTGTATCGGCGGATAGTGCCCGCGTGCGTGCAGAAGCATCATCGATAGTGCGTGAGAGTGTGCAGAACCAGCGGGATGCGATCTCAGGGGTGAACCTCGACGAGGAAGCGATTGACTTGCTCACGTACCAGCGGCAGTATCAGGCAGGCGCACGATTCATCTCTGTTGTTGATCAACTGACACAGGAACTCATTTCCCTCATCTGA
- a CDS encoding agmatine deiminase family protein: MAMFARRALMGFGCGVLLSSGVVFAQSDPETAPWEGHLPRNLTNAEKQLLLTQPLQATDVPTPPPTGPVVCPGEYADMDGVLLSWNGSSSWLTIVREMAKNITTIGNAKAYVVVPSSASLTAATNSITSSGANMALVEFIVAPTNTIWIRDYGPRYAYEGDCRIIVDHTYNRPRPSDNLIPKAFGQYKGHEVYELDLIHGGGNYHLNSATNSFATQLIVNENPGKTPSQIQQIWHDYQNVNTTITGAFPTNIDATQHIDMWMQIIGDQKVIINDYPLASGQAHDVIADQVASDLANAGWTVTRLPAFNSGGTHYTYANVCIVNDLLLVPMYTISQATSQYNAEALAGWQAAMPNKTIVQVNCQAIVTAAGVMHCICMHVPKHLGGVNPTAYLKTVNDGSFVPGESVLVDFISDDDVGVTEIDIRLSTDGGQTFPYLLASGVDPTTDYQWTVDRLPTAQGKLRIVARDAVGNEGFDDSDNTFTIDGCYVDCDGNGSLNVFDYICFGNAYANAQPYADCDASGSFNVFDYICFGNAYVAGCP; encoded by the coding sequence ATGGCAATGTTTGCTCGTCGAGCGCTGATGGGATTTGGTTGTGGTGTGCTGCTCTCATCAGGCGTGGTATTCGCACAGTCCGATCCTGAAACCGCGCCGTGGGAAGGCCATCTGCCTCGCAACCTGACGAACGCGGAAAAACAACTGCTTCTGACACAACCGTTACAAGCGACGGACGTTCCAACTCCGCCGCCGACAGGCCCTGTGGTGTGTCCCGGCGAGTATGCCGACATGGATGGGGTGCTGCTGTCATGGAACGGCTCAAGCTCGTGGCTCACGATTGTTCGCGAGATGGCGAAGAACATTACAACGATCGGCAACGCCAAGGCGTATGTGGTTGTGCCCTCTTCTGCATCGCTGACCGCTGCAACAAACTCGATCACATCATCTGGCGCGAACATGGCGCTCGTCGAGTTTATTGTTGCGCCAACGAACACGATCTGGATCCGTGATTACGGTCCACGGTACGCCTATGAGGGTGATTGCCGAATCATCGTTGATCACACCTACAACCGTCCACGTCCGAGTGACAATCTTATTCCCAAAGCGTTCGGACAGTACAAGGGGCACGAAGTCTATGAGCTTGATCTGATTCACGGTGGCGGTAACTACCACCTGAACTCAGCTACAAACTCATTCGCAACGCAGCTCATTGTCAATGAAAACCCAGGGAAAACTCCATCTCAAATCCAGCAGATCTGGCACGACTACCAGAATGTCAACACTACGATCACTGGAGCATTCCCGACGAATATCGATGCGACACAGCACATCGACATGTGGATGCAGATCATCGGTGATCAGAAGGTCATCATCAACGATTATCCGCTTGCATCGGGCCAGGCACACGATGTCATTGCAGATCAGGTTGCTTCTGATCTGGCCAATGCGGGTTGGACCGTGACGCGTCTGCCCGCGTTCAACTCCGGCGGCACGCATTACACGTACGCCAACGTGTGCATTGTCAACGATCTTCTGCTTGTTCCGATGTACACGATCTCACAGGCAACCTCTCAATACAACGCTGAAGCGCTTGCAGGGTGGCAGGCAGCGATGCCGAACAAGACGATTGTTCAGGTCAACTGTCAGGCGATCGTGACAGCGGCTGGTGTGATGCACTGCATCTGCATGCATGTGCCGAAACATCTTGGTGGCGTGAACCCGACCGCGTATCTCAAGACGGTAAATGATGGCTCATTTGTGCCGGGCGAGAGTGTGCTTGTCGATTTCATCAGCGATGATGACGTTGGCGTGACAGAGATCGATATTCGTCTCTCCACCGATGGCGGGCAAACATTCCCATATCTGCTCGCGTCAGGAGTCGATCCGACAACAGACTACCAGTGGACGGTCGATCGACTGCCGACTGCGCAGGGCAAGCTCCGTATCGTCGCGCGTGATGCAGTTGGAAATGAAGGGTTTGATGATTCTGATAACACTTTCACAATCGACGGGTGTTACGTGGATTGTGATGGAAACGGCTCGCTGAATGTCTTCGATTACATCTGCTTCGGTAACGCGTATGCGAATGCACAACCATATGCAGATTGCGATGCGAGCGGCTCATTCAATGTGTTTGATTACATTTGCTTCGGCAACGCGTATGTTGCTGGTTGCCCGTAA
- the flgN gene encoding flagellar export chaperone FlgN: MTVIAAQPETATVGDRLLAIMDDLDAAFAEIDAITGQQKQALRSLDREQLGTLAQQQQTVTNRVRSLQMKQRSIARQILPREQQHHATVTDIAMKLPNEMKHRVLQRAAALRSHAARVQRENASVGMATRSLVRHMESLTQQVQTRFSAGGTYSRASVPKVNVNRPNCLDLQS, encoded by the coding sequence ATGACCGTGATCGCAGCACAACCAGAAACCGCAACGGTTGGCGATCGCCTGCTCGCGATCATGGACGATCTTGACGCAGCGTTTGCCGAGATCGACGCAATTACTGGCCAGCAGAAACAGGCGCTTCGATCGCTTGATCGTGAACAGCTTGGCACGCTTGCACAGCAACAACAAACAGTAACAAACCGTGTGCGCTCGCTTCAGATGAAGCAGCGTTCGATCGCACGCCAGATCCTGCCCCGCGAGCAGCAGCATCACGCCACCGTCACCGACATCGCGATGAAGCTTCCCAATGAGATGAAACATCGCGTGCTGCAACGTGCAGCAGCACTGCGGTCGCACGCGGCTCGTGTACAGCGGGAGAACGCGAGTGTCGGTATGGCTACACGCTCGCTTGTCCGCCACATGGAAAGCCTGACGCAACAGGTACAAACACGTTTCTCTGCGGGTGGCACATACAGCAGAGCAAGCGTGCCAAAGGTTAACGTCAATCGTCCCAACTGTCTTGATCTGCAGAGCTAA
- a CDS encoding flagellar assembly protein FliW — protein MEVRTSRFGVVNIEDDRIITFPKGLLGFPDCKQFCLLEPGNDACFFWLQSVDDATLAFVVTDPSLFVPDYTVPMRPDQAEELGITKAEDAQIFCIVNKVGDQLTGNLQGPLVINTMNRTGEQFVLADRRWTTRHNLVKVGERVTRETEAKAMSA, from the coding sequence ATGGAAGTGCGAACCAGCCGCTTTGGTGTGGTAAACATCGAGGACGATCGGATTATCACCTTCCCGAAGGGATTGCTTGGATTTCCCGACTGCAAGCAGTTTTGTCTGCTTGAACCGGGGAATGATGCATGTTTCTTCTGGCTTCAGTCGGTCGATGACGCAACGCTCGCGTTCGTTGTGACTGATCCGTCACTCTTTGTGCCGGATTACACCGTGCCGATGCGCCCTGATCAGGCGGAGGAACTCGGGATCACCAAAGCAGAAGATGCGCAAATCTTCTGCATCGTGAACAAGGTTGGCGATCAACTCACGGGCAACCTCCAGGGGCCGCTCGTGATCAACACCATGAACAGGACCGGCGAGCAGTTTGTGCTTGCAGATCGCCGGTGGACAACACGCCACAACCTCGTGAAAGTCGGGGAGAGGGTGACACGCGAAACAGAAGCAAAGGCAATGTCCGCCTGA
- a CDS encoding flagellar basal body P-ring protein FlgI — protein sequence MRISVRRVFILTALCAIVALGRTAHAQVQQMQLDTMVRIAGHNASALRGHGLITGLNKTGDSGKDLIVARPLAEYLEQNGNPVELDDLANSKAAAVVMVNCEIPAGGARKGDRFDAIVTTIHTASSLAGGYLEISLMTGPMRGDSVYAVARGPIVLDDPDHPTRGRIVGGVQIINGISMAPVAEQFDLIIKPEFAGPNSAEAIASHMNSVWFNVPDWDDGRTLIAIPSPTDQRVIHVLVPELERRNIPRFVGEVLTYRIERAALRLPPKITINRMTGTITMSSDVWFSAAAFTDPSLSITAINPPPVATPENPLVETSRVGALEAPGLDDRDRIRLSDLVRTFESLKVPPEARIRILEQLKASALLPVEIIYVGGGA from the coding sequence ATGCGCATTTCAGTTCGTCGAGTGTTCATCCTCACCGCTCTCTGCGCGATTGTTGCGCTCGGTCGTACTGCACACGCACAGGTGCAGCAAATGCAACTCGATACAATGGTACGGATCGCAGGACACAACGCCTCAGCGCTGCGCGGCCACGGGCTGATTACCGGTTTGAACAAAACAGGTGACTCTGGCAAGGATCTGATCGTTGCTCGCCCGCTCGCAGAGTATCTCGAGCAGAACGGGAATCCTGTTGAACTGGATGATCTGGCGAACTCCAAGGCAGCAGCCGTTGTCATGGTGAACTGCGAGATCCCTGCTGGCGGCGCTCGCAAGGGTGATCGTTTCGACGCGATTGTGACAACCATCCATACCGCATCATCACTCGCGGGTGGGTATCTCGAAATCTCCTTAATGACCGGCCCGATGCGCGGTGACAGTGTGTATGCGGTTGCTCGCGGCCCAATAGTGCTGGACGATCCCGATCATCCAACACGTGGACGCATTGTCGGTGGTGTGCAGATCATCAATGGCATCTCAATGGCTCCTGTAGCTGAACAGTTCGATCTCATCATCAAGCCTGAGTTCGCAGGACCAAACTCCGCCGAAGCGATCGCATCGCACATGAATAGCGTCTGGTTCAACGTGCCCGATTGGGACGATGGTCGAACACTGATCGCAATCCCAAGTCCGACAGACCAGCGCGTCATCCACGTGCTTGTGCCGGAGCTTGAACGCCGAAACATCCCGCGCTTTGTAGGTGAAGTGCTGACATATCGAATCGAGCGAGCCGCATTGCGTTTGCCGCCGAAGATCACGATCAATCGCATGACAGGCACCATCACGATGTCATCCGATGTCTGGTTCAGCGCAGCAGCATTCACAGATCCGAGCCTGTCCATCACCGCAATCAACCCTCCGCCGGTTGCAACACCGGAGAACCCGCTCGTTGAAACATCGCGTGTCGGTGCTCTCGAAGCTCCCGGACTTGACGATCGTGATCGGATTAGATTGTCGGACCTGGTGCGCACATTCGAATCTCTGAAGGTGCCGCCGGAAGCACGTATTCGAATTCTTGAACAGCTCAAGGCGAGCGCTCTATTACCTGTCGAGATTATCTACGTCGGAGGTGGTGCATGA